DNA from Tsuneonella dongtanensis:
CCGCGCGAACCCGGCCGCTGATGCGCTTCCAGTCTGCGGCATTCGGATTGCGCCCCTGCGGCAATCGCGCGAGCTCACTTTCGATCTCGCCCAGCGACAGACCCAGGCCCTGCGCAATCAGCACGAAGCTCAGGCGCCGGATGTCGCCGCGCAGGAAGCGTCGCTGGTTGCCGCCGGTGCGGATCGGTTCGACCAGTCCGCGGTCCTCGTAATAGCGGATGGCGGACACGCTGAGGCCAGTCCGCCGGGCAAGCTCCCCGATTGTCAGAAGGTCGGTCGATCGCAGCACGGGCTTTTCTCCTTGACCTCAAGTTAGCTTGAGGTTGCACAAGAGCCAAGCGGGCGATTCGACCCGTGCCGAAAAGGACCTGCGAAATGCCCACTGCCCGCCTCGAACACGTCAACATCTCGGTCACCGACGCCGACCGCACCGCCGACCTAGTCGCGCGCCTCACCGGGTGGCATCGCCGGTGGGAAGGACCGTCGCTCGACAACGGCCGCTCGATCCATCTCGGCGACGACCGGGCCTATGTTGCCATTCACACGAGCCCGCGGATCACCGGGAATTTTTCCAAGAGTGTGCCGATGAACCACATCGGCATCGCGGTCGATGACCTGGCGGCGGCGGAAGCGATCGTGTCCGATGCCGGGCTCGAGCCGTTCAACCATGGCGAGTACGATCCCGGGCCGCGCAGCTTCTATTTCTACGACTGGGACGGGATCGAGTGGGAGATCGTCTGCTATGAATGAGTTCCTGCCGCGCGAGCCTCTCTTTCCCCGCCGCGAGAAATCACAAGAGGCTCCGCTGCGCCGCCCTGCCACCGCCCGCCCAACGCTCGTCGGTCCGCTCGACGGCAAGCTCGAGATCGCAGGTCCGCGCAAGGGCTAGCGCCTCGTCCGCGGTGCCGTGAAGCCACTGCTCCCAGTCCTCGCGGACGAGGATCACCGGCATCCGGTCGTGCACGTCGACCATTTGCGCGCAGGCATCCGCCATGACCATCGTGTAGGCATCGCCCCACTCCGCCGTCGGGCGCCAAAGCCCGGCGACGGCGAACAGGTCGTGCCCGGCAAGGCGGTACCAGGTGCGCGTCATCTGGCCCGCCTTGCCTTCGGCCTCGGCCCATTGGGTCACCGGGACAAGGCAGCGCCTTTTGGCGAAGCTGTCGCGCCAGAACGCGGTCGTCAGCTTGTCGTCGCGCGCGTTGGTGACCGGCTTGGGCTTGAGCGGCTGGCCCTGCTTGCCCTTCAGCACGACCGGGAAACCCCAGCTCATCTGCCGAACCTTGCCCTCGGCGACGACGAGACCGGGGTAGCCGGGATACATCTCCTCGCCGAAATTGGCGCCGGCGGCATCGTTGATCGCTGCGAACCACTTGGCGACCTCGTCGGCGTTCTTCGTCATGCGGTAGAGGTTGCACATCAGGCGTTCCCGACGACGAAGCAGGCGGCCGCGACCAGCGCGCCCGTCCAGCGATTCGAGCGAAACCTGTCGAGCGGATTGTCGGGATCGGCCGGTTCGAGCGTCAGCCCCTGCCACAGGAGGTGGATGGCGGCGGGCCCAAGCGCGAGCAACGCGAGCCAGTCCCCGCGCAGCATCCAGAAGGCAAGACCCCACATCGTCAGCGCAAGGCAGTAGAACGCGATCACTCCCGCCTGCACCTGCGATCCCAGCCGCAGCGCGCTCGAACGGATACCGACCAGGGCATCATCCTCGCGGTCCTGGAGCGCGTAGATCGTGTCGTAGCCCATGCACCAAAAGAACGCACCGGCGTACATCGCCGCCGGGACGTCCCAGTGATCGGATCGCAGCGCGGTCCACCCGACCAGAACGCCCCACGTGAAGACCAGCCCCAGCCATGCCTGCGGCCACCATGTGATCCGCTTCATGAAGGGATAGGCCGCGACCAGCACCAGGCTCGCCAGCGCGACAAGCTGCGCTTGCCAGCGCAGTTGCAGGAGCACGACCAGCCCGACGAAGCACAGCGCCAGCAGCCAGCCCCACGCCAGCTTCGCCGACACCCGCCCGCTCGCCACTGGCCGAACTGCCGTTCGCGCCACCTGCCGGTCGAGATCGGCATCGACGATGTCGTTGTATACGCACCCCGCCCCGCGCATCGCGATCGAGCCGAGCAGCAGCCAGCCGAGCAGCGCGAATTGCCAGCCCGCCCCCGCGAGCCAGACGCCCCACACGCACGGCCAGAACAGCAACCACCAGCCGATCGGCCGGTCGAACCGCGCGAGCATCGCAAGGTCTCGCGGAAGCTGCGGCAGGCGCGCCACCAGCCCGCGATGCTCAGAGTCGGGAACGATCGTCTCGCCGTTCATGCTGGGTACCCGCGCGATGAACCTGTCACACCTGTCACACAGTCCTGGAGAAAAACATCCGGCGCCCGCTCGGGCGTGAGAAACGATGGCCGCGGTCTTGGAAAAGGGCTCGGCATGGCTCATTCTTGGCACAATCCCGTCATGTAGGACAGCGCCCGATAATGCCCGCCACCCCCGCCTGGCCGCCCAAGAGCGCCCCGCGCCTGTTCGTGGATCGCGACCTGTCTGCGGGTGGGGATTTCCCGCTCGATCCGGCGCATGCGCGCTATCTGCTGGCAGTCATGCGCAAGGGTGAAGGCGACGTCTTTCGCGCATTCGACGACCGGACGGGAGAATATTCCGCCGAACTGCGCGAGGCTGGCAAGGGCAAGTGGGCTGCGCGTGTGGGCGAACGCATCGCCGCGCGCGAGGATGTGCCCGACCTCTGGCTCTGCCTCAGCCCGATACAGCGCGACAACTTCGCGCTCGTCGCCGAAAAGGCCTGCGAACTCGGCGTGCGCAAATTCCAGCCGGTCGAGATGCACCGCACAGTGGTGCGCCAGGTCAACGATTCCCGTCTCCATGCGCGCATGGTCGGCGCCGCCGAGCAGTGCGAACGCACCGCGTTGCCCGAAATCGCCCCGATGGTGCGGCTGGAGCGCCTCCTCGCCGATTGGCCGCAGGACCGTGCACTGTTCTTCTGCGACGAACGCGGAGGGTCCCCGGCGCGGGTTACAATGGAAGCCCATCCGGGTCCTGCGGCGATCCTGATCGGTCCCGAAGGCGGATTCGACGATGCCGAGAACGCGGCGATACGGGCGGTTCCACAGGCGATCCCGATTTCGCTGGGCCCGCGAATCCTGCGCGCCGAAACCGCGGCGATGGCGGCGATTGCATTGTGGATGGGGACCGTCGGCGACTGGAAAGATTAAATCGCTGGCGCCGAGGTTTTACGTTTTCTAGTGCGGGCCGCTATGAGCACGCGGCAGGCCTCCGAGGCGGACGATCCCATCATCGAAAGCCGCGACCAGCTCGTGGCGCCCATGCAGGCGGGCGAAAAGCCGAAACTGGACTGGCGCATCGGCACCGAGCACGAAAAGCTCGTCTACAAGCTGCCCGACCATCACGCCCCTTCCTACGACGAGGCCTGCGGCATCCGCGACCTCCTCATGGCGCTCACCCAGTTCGGGTGGGAGCCGGTCGAGGAAAACGGGAAAGTCATCGCGATGCGCGGTGACGACGGCACCGTCAGCCTCGAGCCCGCAGGGCAGCTTGAACTCTCGGGCGCGCCGGTGGTCAACCTGCACCAGACGTGCGCCGAGACCGGCCGGCACCTGACGCAGGTTAAGGCGATCGGAGAGAAATGCGGCGTAGGCTTCCTCGGCCTCGGGATGTGGCCCGACAAGACCCGCGAAGAGCTGCCGATCATGCCCAAGGGGCGCTACGAGATCATGATGCGGCACATGCCGCGCGTGGGCTCGCTCGGCCTCGACATGATGCTGCGGACCTGCACGATCCAGACCAACCTCGACTATGCGAGCGAGGCGGACATGGTGCAGAAATTCCGCGTCAGCCTTGCCCTCCAGCCGCTCGCGACCGCGCTGTTCGCCAACTCGCCGTTCACCGAAGGCAAGCCCAACGGCTACCTCAGCTACCGCAGCCATATCTGGTCGGACACCGACCCGCAGCGGACCGGCATGATCCCCTTCGTGTTCGAGGACGGCTTTGGGTACGAACGCTACGCGGACTACATGCTCGACGTGCCGATGTACTTCGTCTTCCGCGATGGGAAATACATCGACGCCGCCGGCCTCAGCTTCCGCGATTTCCTTGACGGCAACCTCTCGGTCCTGCCCGGCGAGAAACCGACGATGAGCGACTGGTGGGACCACCTCTCGACCGCCTTTCCCGAAGTCCGGCTCAAATCCTTCCTCGAGATGCGGGGTGCCGACGGGGGGCCGTGGAACCGTATCTGTGCCCTCCCCGCGTTGTGGGTCGGCCTGCTCTATGACCAGGGTGCGCTCGATGCCGCGTGGGACCTCGTCAAAGGCTGGTCGATGGACGAGCGCGAAGCGCTGCGCACCAGCGTGCCGAAGCTGGCGCTCGATGCACCGGTCCCGGGCGGGCGCACCCTGCGCGACATCGCGCCCGAGGTCCTGAAGATCGCCCGCTCGGGCTTGACGGCGCGCGGCCAGCTCAACAGCAGCGGCGACAACGAGAGCGGATTCCTCGAAACGCTCGACGAAATCGTCGCCAGCGGCAAGGTGCCCGCCCAGCGCCTGCTCGACCTCTACTACGGCGAGTGGAACGGCGACGTCAGCCGGGTCTACGAACTGAGTTTCTAGCTCACTCCGCAGGCTGCGGCACGCTGTCGAACCCGCGTACCCGCACCCCAAGCCGCCGCTTTATCCGCACGAGCGGAGCGGTGATCAGGCCGTGATCGCTCATCCATGCGTGGTAGGCGCGATACTTCGCGTCTTCGTGCCAGAGATGCTCCTCCTCGGTCCGGGCGCGCCAGTAATAGATCGCGTTGACCGCCAGCAGGCAGATGACGTTGCGCACCGCGTCGGTCGCGGAGGCGTTGGTCACCATGAAGGGCAGCGTCGACAGCCACCAGAACGCATTCTTGCTGAGGTAGGCCGGGTGGCGGGTGAACCGGTAGGGCCCGTTCGTCAGCACCCCGCGATAGGTCAGGTTGGAGAAGCGCAGGCCGAAGGCGAACGTTGCCCAGGCGTAGACCCCGGTGAGGAAGACGAGAACCCCCGCCCATAGCCACAGCAGCAGGGGCTGCCCCTGCAGCCAGAACGTCCAGTTCGCATCGCCCTGTCCCGGAGTGCCGAACTCGTAGCCGAGCAGACCCGAACCCATGAAGGCGAAGACGAAGGGCGGGTAGCACATCAACGCGGCGATCCACCCGGCAAGGTAGGGGTTGCCGCTGCGGATATGCGCGTCGAGCGGGCGGAAGGTGACGAGGTAGCCGACCGTGCCGATCTGCACGTCCACCAGGAACAGCATGCCAATCAGGACCATGCCGAGCATCGCCGGGTCGCCCAGGATGCCCGAGAAGTCGGCGTTTACCGCAGCCTCGAAGCCCGGCGGCAGGATCGAGATCATGAACGCGCCGAAGAAGCCCTTGATGATCCACGCGCGCCAGTGGCGTTTCACTTCCTCGAAGTCGTGCGCCTCGCGGCCCAGCAGCATCGCGCCGAAGTGCCACGCATGGTCGCGCGGGTTCACCATGTAGCGATCGAGCCACAGGACATACGGTACGGACAGGACGAACAGCGGTATTGCTGCTGCCTTCAGCACCCCCATCGCGAAGAGGTACTGGCCGTCCCAGTACCACCGGCCCAAGGCATATATCCCGGCAAGAATCGCCCAGGTCGCCCAGAGCCCCGCCAGCTTGACCAGCGATACCCGCCGCGTCTCGGCAAGCGACCTCGCTAACGTCCAGTCGATCCCGGTCGATGGACGCAGGTGTACCTTGTCGACCAGCAGCGACACCGAGACCATCGGCAGCGTCGAGAAGAGCATCGCGGTGACCGCGGCATAGGGGCCGTCGAGGCGCGCGCGGGGGCCGGGAATTCCGAACGCGTCGGCAATCGCCGGCCAGTTGCGGCAGATCGCGATCCACGCGAACAGTCCTGCGAGGCCGGCCAGCCCGACCCACGGCGAGACATCGCTCGCCGGCCGGGCAGGCGGCGGAGCGGACGGCAGGTCGGGCGAGCGCGCGTTCGTCACGCGCCCGCGCTAGCGCCTAAGGGTTAATTTGCCGGTAAGCGCGCGGGCTAGCGGAAAGCGTGGATCGTCCCGCCCTCGTCGAGGACATAGAGCGTGTTGTTGGCCACGATCGGGGCCTGCGCGATCGGTTCCTTCAGCGTCTGGAACAGGCTTGCCGACCCCTCGCCGACGCTCACGCGATAGATCTGGCCCTCCGAGTTCGCCACCCACAGAGTGTTCCCTGCGAGGACCGGACCGGTCCAGAAGATCGGATCCTTCTTCTTCTCAACGTTCTTCCACCGCCCAAGGTCGGTGATCCAACGCACCCGGCCGCTGCCGCGAGCGATCGCGAGGAGACGCGCATCGTCGGTCAGCGTGAAGATCCATTCGCCCGCGATCGCCGGGGTCGATAC
Protein-coding regions in this window:
- the soxR gene encoding redox-sensitive transcriptional activator SoxR, whose amino-acid sequence is MRSTDLLTIGELARRTGLSVSAIRYYEDRGLVEPIRTGGNQRRFLRGDIRRLSFVLIAQGLGLSLGEIESELARLPQGRNPNAADWKRISGRVRAAIDAKIATLQKTREDLDGCIGCGCLSLKKCRLYNAQDKWGERGSGPRVLR
- a CDS encoding VOC family protein; protein product: MPTARLEHVNISVTDADRTADLVARLTGWHRRWEGPSLDNGRSIHLGDDRAYVAIHTSPRITGNFSKSVPMNHIGIAVDDLAAAEAIVSDAGLEPFNHGEYDPGPRSFYFYDWDGIEWEIVCYE
- a CDS encoding SOS response-associated peptidase — its product is MCNLYRMTKNADEVAKWFAAINDAAGANFGEEMYPGYPGLVVAEGKVRQMSWGFPVVLKGKQGQPLKPKPVTNARDDKLTTAFWRDSFAKRRCLVPVTQWAEAEGKAGQMTRTWYRLAGHDLFAVAGLWRPTAEWGDAYTMVMADACAQMVDVHDRMPVILVREDWEQWLHGTADEALALARTCDLELAVERTDERWAGGGRAAQRSLL
- the ubiA gene encoding 4-hydroxybenzoate octaprenyltransferase; protein product: MNGETIVPDSEHRGLVARLPQLPRDLAMLARFDRPIGWWLLFWPCVWGVWLAGAGWQFALLGWLLLGSIAMRGAGCVYNDIVDADLDRQVARTAVRPVASGRVSAKLAWGWLLALCFVGLVVLLQLRWQAQLVALASLVLVAAYPFMKRITWWPQAWLGLVFTWGVLVGWTALRSDHWDVPAAMYAGAFFWCMGYDTIYALQDREDDALVGIRSSALRLGSQVQAGVIAFYCLALTMWGLAFWMLRGDWLALLALGPAAIHLLWQGLTLEPADPDNPLDRFRSNRWTGALVAAACFVVGNA
- a CDS encoding 16S rRNA (uracil(1498)-N(3))-methyltransferase translates to MPATPAWPPKSAPRLFVDRDLSAGGDFPLDPAHARYLLAVMRKGEGDVFRAFDDRTGEYSAELREAGKGKWAARVGERIAAREDVPDLWLCLSPIQRDNFALVAEKACELGVRKFQPVEMHRTVVRQVNDSRLHARMVGAAEQCERTALPEIAPMVRLERLLADWPQDRALFFCDERGGSPARVTMEAHPGPAAILIGPEGGFDDAENAAIRAVPQAIPISLGPRILRAETAAMAAIALWMGTVGDWKD
- a CDS encoding glutamate--cysteine ligase translates to MSTRQASEADDPIIESRDQLVAPMQAGEKPKLDWRIGTEHEKLVYKLPDHHAPSYDEACGIRDLLMALTQFGWEPVEENGKVIAMRGDDGTVSLEPAGQLELSGAPVVNLHQTCAETGRHLTQVKAIGEKCGVGFLGLGMWPDKTREELPIMPKGRYEIMMRHMPRVGSLGLDMMLRTCTIQTNLDYASEADMVQKFRVSLALQPLATALFANSPFTEGKPNGYLSYRSHIWSDTDPQRTGMIPFVFEDGFGYERYADYMLDVPMYFVFRDGKYIDAAGLSFRDFLDGNLSVLPGEKPTMSDWWDHLSTAFPEVRLKSFLEMRGADGGPWNRICALPALWVGLLYDQGALDAAWDLVKGWSMDEREALRTSVPKLALDAPVPGGRTLRDIAPEVLKIARSGLTARGQLNSSGDNESGFLETLDEIVASGKVPAQRLLDLYYGEWNGDVSRVYELSF
- a CDS encoding isoprenylcysteine carboxylmethyltransferase family protein translates to MTNARSPDLPSAPPPARPASDVSPWVGLAGLAGLFAWIAICRNWPAIADAFGIPGPRARLDGPYAAVTAMLFSTLPMVSVSLLVDKVHLRPSTGIDWTLARSLAETRRVSLVKLAGLWATWAILAGIYALGRWYWDGQYLFAMGVLKAAAIPLFVLSVPYVLWLDRYMVNPRDHAWHFGAMLLGREAHDFEEVKRHWRAWIIKGFFGAFMISILPPGFEAAVNADFSGILGDPAMLGMVLIGMLFLVDVQIGTVGYLVTFRPLDAHIRSGNPYLAGWIAALMCYPPFVFAFMGSGLLGYEFGTPGQGDANWTFWLQGQPLLLWLWAGVLVFLTGVYAWATFAFGLRFSNLTYRGVLTNGPYRFTRHPAYLSKNAFWWLSTLPFMVTNASATDAVRNVICLLAVNAIYYWRARTEEEHLWHEDAKYRAYHAWMSDHGLITAPLVRIKRRLGVRVRGFDSVPQPAE